CGAGTTTCAAGTTTTTAACGTTCCTGGTGTTAATTTGCTTTAAGCCACTATGGTGATGACCACTAAAATCTTTGTGGTACATCATCCAGTTAGCATCATCATTTTTTGCGTTCAACAATCGATCCCAAGTGACATCAGCTGCCATTGCTTGAGAAGCGAAGCCGACGAACGCGACGGCCGAAATCGCCTTAACGGCAGCCGTAGTAGTCCAACGTGTCATAACTTTCTCCCTAAATTTTATTTATTTATTCGCGAATTAATAAAACTATAAAGTACGATTTTCTAATCTTGTAACCCATCCACTCATTCTAATTTTTTGCAAACTTAAATTCGAGTTGAAAACTTACAATCAAAAGATAATCCAAAAGTAAGTTAACCCTACTTCATACTTTTTGCAAGACTCTTTGACTTTAGTGGAAGAATATTTCATTCCCCTTCAATAATAAAAGGCGTGAATTGAGAGTTTTTCAGCATTGCTTTCTGTTGCTGAGTACTTTTAATGCCTTGAATTGCCTTGAATTGCCTTGAATTGCCTTAAATTAAGTATTTGGGTGCTTTAAATATCTTCGCGTTCGACGATTTTCATACTTGCTGTTAGTAAGACTCAGAGTTGCGAAAGAATATGTAGAGTTAGTGCTAGATTGAGTGTTTTATTAATCATATAAGCGTAACAAAATCAATTATTTAGATTTATATTTGTTTGACCTAAAGGGGTGTTTCTTGGGATTTTTAATTAAGCTTGTGAGTCGTTCGAAATCGATTTTTGTCGACCCACAGGAGTTTATGCTTGAGGCGTTATTACGGTCCGGTACAGCATTTCCGTATGCGTGTCAGAGCGGCGTGTGTGGCACATGCAAATGTAAGTTGGTAGCGGGAGAGGTTGATTTGGACAGTTACTCGGAATCGGCGCTAACGGCAGATGAGCACAAGCAAGGATTAATTCTCGCTTGTCGCGCACGCGTTTTGTCCGATGTGGTCATCTGTACACTTGAATACGGTTCGCGTTCCGTTCGTTAAACTGCGACTGAAGTGCGATAATGTTAGTCTATCCCTGGACTGCGGAATCATCATCGTTGGTAAGGAATTTTTTTGAGCACCAAGGATTTAGCATTTGAACTAAAAGTTGCACCACGGGTGCCGATTACTGATGATGCGTGCGAGTTTCCCGTTAACAGGATTTTCTGCGTTGGTCGTAACTATGCGAAGCACGCACGCGAAATGGGTAATGACCCTGACCGAGATCCCCCTTTTTTCTTTCTTAAGTCGTTGGATGCATTGGTACCTGGCGGAGGAGCCATTAATTATCCGAGAGCGACGAACGATCTGCATCATGAGATTGAGATGGTTGTAGCACTCGGTCGATCCGGTTCGAACATTTCTAAGGCCGAAGCCTTGGATCATGTGTATGGATATGCTGTTGGTTTGGATCTTACGCGGAGAGATTTGCAAGCACAGGCGAAAAAAATGAGTCGGCCTTGGGATTTTGGTAAGTCATTTGAGCAGGGCGCGCCACTCACTGGGATAACGAAAGCCAGTGTGTGTGGACACTTGTCGAGTGGAGAAATTTCACTTTTGGTTAATGGTAAAGTGCGACAAATGGGAAACATTGATGAGATGATATGGGATGTCCCAGAAATCATTTCCTTTCTTTCAAATTTTTACCAATTAGAAGCCGGCGATTTAATTTTTACGGGAACGCCAGCTGGTGTTGGTCCGCTTGATCGTGGAGATAAACTCATTGGACGCGTAGCGGGCTTACCCACCTTGTCCGTTGACATTATTTAAATATTGAATGGGTGCTTAGATGGAAGATGGTATGACTAAAACATGGCTTGAGGTTGCGCTTAACGGACCATGGGCGCAAAAAAAACAATCCGGCATACCCATCAAAGTAGAGGATATCATTCAGCAGGGCATAGATTGCGTGAATGCCGGCGCGTCGATCGTCCATGTCCAAGCTTATGACGAGCAAACCGGGCAGAAAAAAGACGAGGTGGATGTCTATAAAAGAATCATCCAGGGTATTCGCTCTAAAGTGGACGCGGTGGTTTACCCAAATGTGTCGGCCTCTGGTATGAATCTAATTGCCGAGCAAAGTCCGAACGAAAATCGCTACGCGCACATCGAATCTTTGGCCAAGGATGGTTACCTAGAGTGGATCGTGCTGGATCCAGGATCTTGTAATATTTCGCATTACGATCACCTGAAAGTAGACCAAGTGGGGTACGTGTATCAAAATAATGAGCGAGATGTGCGTCATGGCATGGGGATTGCCCGTCAATATGGGTTGCATCCGAGTTACGCAATTTACGAACCTGGATTTATACGACTGGGCGCGACCTTGCATTGGCGGGAGAGTACTGTTGAGCCCATTTATCGATTGATGTTTAGCTCCGGATTCACGTTTGGTTTTCCTCCTGAGGACTACGCGTTAACGGCATATCTGAATTTGCTGGATCAGGTTGCACCTGGATGTAACTGGATGATTGCTGGAATGGATGTGGATGTTATACCGCTCATTCCTAGAGTCGTTATGGAAGGTGGTCATATTAGGGTCGGTTTAGGGGATGCACCTTTTGGCTGCGTCAAATCCAACGTCGAACTTGTTGAGAAGGCTGCTGAGTCAATAGGGGTGTCTGGTGGTGAATTGGCTAAAGCTGCTGACGTTCGTCTAGCAGCCTCTGGTGCAAAACGCGAGGCACTGTGGGCTGGGATGTAGATTCTAATTCTTATCAATGTTTAAATTACAAAGAGGTTAGATATTGGAACCAAGTCGAATTGGAATTACGATGGGTGATCCTGCTGGGATCGGTCCCGAAATTATTGTTAAAACGTTACAGGAAATGTTGCCTGAAGAAAGGTCTCGATCAGTTGTTATCGGAAATATTAATTTGCTTGAGCGAGCGAGTCGTTTGATCAATGCCGGGCTTATATTCATTGATTCGTTAAGTGTCGAACAGGGGAGTGTTCCCGTTGTTCATGTCCAGACTGTGGGTGCTGAGTCAATTAAAGATGGTCAACTAAGCGCGAGCGCTGGTGAGGCTGCCTATAGGTTTGTGGAAAAAGCTGTAGAGCTATCGCTCGATAAATTGGTCTCAGTAATTGTGACCGCACCTCTAAATAAAGCGGCCATG
The sequence above is drawn from the Pseudomonadota bacterium genome and encodes:
- a CDS encoding fumarylacetoacetate hydrolase family protein codes for the protein MPITDDACEFPVNRIFCVGRNYAKHAREMGNDPDRDPPFFFLKSLDALVPGGGAINYPRATNDLHHEIEMVVALGRSGSNISKAEALDHVYGYAVGLDLTRRDLQAQAKKMSRPWDFGKSFEQGAPLTGITKASVCGHLSSGEISLLVNGKVRQMGNIDEMIWDVPEIISFLSNFYQLEAGDLIFTGTPAGVGPLDRGDKLIGRVAGLPTLSVDII
- a CDS encoding 2Fe-2S iron-sulfur cluster-binding protein → MGFLIKLVSRSKSIFVDPQEFMLEALLRSGTAFPYACQSGVCGTCKCKLVAGEVDLDSYSESALTADEHKQGLILACRARVLSDVVICTLEYGSRSVR
- a CDS encoding 3-keto-5-aminohexanoate cleavage protein, whose product is MEDGMTKTWLEVALNGPWAQKKQSGIPIKVEDIIQQGIDCVNAGASIVHVQAYDEQTGQKKDEVDVYKRIIQGIRSKVDAVVYPNVSASGMNLIAEQSPNENRYAHIESLAKDGYLEWIVLDPGSCNISHYDHLKVDQVGYVYQNNERDVRHGMGIARQYGLHPSYAIYEPGFIRLGATLHWRESTVEPIYRLMFSSGFTFGFPPEDYALTAYLNLLDQVAPGCNWMIAGMDVDVIPLIPRVVMEGGHIRVGLGDAPFGCVKSNVELVEKAAESIGVSGGELAKAADVRLAASGAKREALWAGM